In the Brucella anthropi ATCC 49188 genome, one interval contains:
- a CDS encoding kinesin: MASKSKAQKLDLEVEKALEQALDIDFGDDLDIDMDLSAFDEGFSVDDLEEQISRAAEELVAEQKTKTVEPVAVSPVETAAKVATITTASVIATPAAPPVPPVVKAAGPVSQGTANVQHKPANTSKVATPAPEPVVSKPVSAAPVATAAPVASPTFTPANDDSRSEKAIIAAPRRATENSSKLFWTTTAISVLWAAGGVALSKAINPDVFSTLQATKDFFTSPAGLGVVAGVALPVAMFWGFAQLVKRAQEMHTAARSMSEAAMRLLQPEAVSGDRVSTLGQAVRREVAAMNEGIERTLARAVELETLVQSEVNQLERAYSDNEVRIRSLVSDLGNEREAVVSHAERVRSSISGAHEQLKEELSSASNIIRDNVLSASQQLSTLLGESGERLIGSINESGGAIAEAIETRTGDIGSRITTSGEAFANLLDTRIATLDEQSRTVSDRLTEALDERTTGIANLLGGATQSMVSEFDTRLANLESTLSERGRSLLSEFEARAHALDSSTEKLNAALETRSRQINENLIARTREIAETFSSGRTSLSTMIDETKTKIGEDLTSIGESVGNILGEKADAFAGKLAESRDVLAASLEGETERVSSVIRGHADTLAARTSDIENAVNVSASALNTVADSHAAILEERTNALRETIASHSALLDASFADHARSLEERATTLHGVIAGNQAMLAQLMDERAAAMRDNFNENREVLARTFDERVNSLQALITDNQNTLARILDERASSMTDSIGAGRDAFVAALGEHVRQVEERTSGLHNVLNDHNNALSGILDGHERTIETRAAEIRSTLSESTTSLSQTLQDHSDILEQRTTNLHNAIADSSSTISRAFEGQTGIIEERTQTMEKALTIGVDNVRRALEQSAGIVAGTLREKIGEAASTLSAEAAKAGEALDGFGEAFSARLIDNLSGTEARLGDRADAIAGRLGEIESRLTGELGSIEARIANTASRTSETLAGHSEAFAASVADNLAGTETRLNERASAIASGLEAIESRLTGELSSIEARIADTASKTSETLAGHSESFSASVADNLAGTETRLAERADAIATRLGDIGSRITMELGSVEARIAQVTDTTAVTLEERTRELNAVLAARSQEITKILNDTAEPLVQRLADSGRGLAQQLEEATHAATDRLRSENAALVNALASRTAETIAAVQQAKTGLSDNVSELIDRLAASNGELGKLIDTATRNLTDIDGRLVDTTSSFVENTNRAAQMFQASTGLIDGNIGTLRAISDSTLSQIADIADRFEEHGKVLSSASDMINTAQNGLVSTLEDRHQALDKLASGLVEKSEGVEKLMQSFEGLVTSAFQRAEGQTRSSAEKMRESVSEIVEQAAQKFSAATDDIRRTASEIRNELNTTRGELKRGVLDMPAEAKETTTAMRKAVSEQINALKELAEIVNKSGRLVDVGESRADRPVSRPAPAAARPAPVQAPVVQADVAIRQRAYEAPKAQPAPAAAQAEKPRGWVSDLLARASREEEEAAQPKVQPVATPRSPSHVVESLNSLSVDIARAIDHEASVELWDRYRRGERNVFTRRLYTLKGQQTFDDIKRKYQTDGEFRRAVDRYMDDFQRLLEDVARNDRDNMVTRTYLTSDTGKVYTMLAHASGRLR; this comes from the coding sequence ATGGCTTCCAAATCCAAGGCACAGAAGCTCGACCTTGAGGTTGAAAAGGCGCTGGAACAGGCACTCGATATCGATTTCGGTGATGATCTTGATATCGACATGGACTTGAGTGCGTTCGATGAAGGCTTCTCCGTCGATGATCTGGAAGAACAGATTTCGCGCGCGGCTGAAGAACTTGTTGCTGAGCAGAAGACCAAGACGGTAGAGCCCGTTGCCGTTTCCCCTGTGGAAACTGCTGCAAAAGTGGCCACCATCACCACTGCCTCGGTGATTGCAACGCCTGCAGCGCCGCCGGTCCCGCCGGTTGTGAAAGCTGCCGGACCAGTTTCGCAAGGTACGGCCAACGTTCAGCACAAGCCGGCCAACACTTCGAAGGTCGCAACGCCAGCGCCCGAACCTGTTGTCAGCAAGCCTGTTTCCGCTGCACCTGTTGCAACCGCTGCACCTGTTGCATCCCCTACCTTCACGCCGGCCAATGACGATTCCCGAAGTGAAAAAGCGATTATCGCCGCTCCACGCCGTGCGACGGAAAATTCCTCTAAGCTTTTCTGGACGACAACTGCAATCAGCGTGCTCTGGGCCGCTGGCGGCGTCGCCCTGAGCAAAGCCATCAATCCTGATGTCTTTTCGACCCTGCAAGCCACCAAGGACTTCTTCACCTCGCCCGCCGGCCTCGGCGTCGTTGCGGGTGTAGCATTGCCGGTAGCCATGTTCTGGGGCTTCGCGCAACTCGTAAAGCGCGCGCAGGAAATGCATACGGCAGCACGCAGCATGTCGGAAGCTGCAATGCGCCTGCTCCAGCCGGAAGCCGTATCCGGTGATCGCGTTTCTACCCTCGGACAGGCAGTACGCCGCGAAGTCGCCGCCATGAACGAAGGCATCGAACGCACCTTGGCTCGTGCCGTCGAGCTGGAAACGCTCGTTCAGTCCGAAGTCAATCAGCTTGAGCGTGCTTATAGCGACAATGAAGTTCGCATTCGTTCGCTCGTCAGCGATCTGGGCAACGAGCGTGAAGCTGTTGTCAGCCATGCCGAACGGGTACGTTCATCGATCTCCGGTGCGCATGAGCAGCTTAAGGAAGAACTTTCCAGCGCGTCCAACATCATCCGCGACAATGTACTGTCTGCCTCGCAGCAGCTGAGCACCCTGCTCGGCGAATCCGGTGAACGCCTGATCGGCAGCATCAATGAAAGCGGCGGCGCCATTGCCGAAGCCATTGAAACCCGCACCGGTGACATCGGTTCCCGCATCACGACTTCGGGCGAAGCTTTTGCAAACCTGCTCGATACCCGCATTGCAACGCTTGATGAACAGTCGCGCACTGTATCGGACCGCCTGACGGAAGCTCTGGACGAACGCACAACCGGTATTGCCAATCTGCTTGGCGGTGCAACGCAATCCATGGTCAGCGAATTCGACACCCGTCTTGCAAACCTCGAAAGCACCCTTTCCGAGCGTGGCCGGTCGCTTCTGTCCGAATTCGAAGCCCGTGCGCATGCTCTCGACAGCAGCACTGAGAAGCTCAATGCAGCTCTCGAAACCCGTTCGCGCCAGATCAACGAAAACCTCATCGCTCGTACTCGTGAAATCGCAGAGACCTTCTCCAGCGGTCGCACGTCTCTGAGCACGATGATCGACGAAACCAAGACAAAGATCGGCGAAGATCTGACATCTATCGGCGAAAGCGTCGGCAATATTCTTGGCGAAAAGGCCGATGCCTTTGCAGGCAAGCTTGCCGAAAGCCGTGATGTTCTGGCTGCTTCGCTGGAAGGCGAAACGGAACGCGTTTCCTCCGTCATCCGCGGTCATGCCGATACGCTTGCTGCACGCACGAGCGATATCGAGAATGCCGTTAACGTCAGCGCATCTGCCCTCAACACCGTTGCCGATAGTCATGCGGCAATTCTGGAAGAGCGGACCAACGCACTGCGCGAGACAATAGCAAGCCATTCCGCACTGCTTGATGCAAGCTTTGCAGACCACGCTCGTTCGCTGGAAGAGCGCGCCACCACGCTTCATGGTGTCATTGCGGGCAATCAAGCCATGCTTGCTCAACTGATGGATGAGCGTGCCGCCGCAATGCGCGATAACTTCAACGAAAACCGTGAGGTTCTCGCTCGCACTTTCGATGAGCGCGTAAATTCGCTACAGGCGCTCATCACTGATAATCAGAACACGCTCGCACGCATTCTCGATGAACGTGCAAGCAGCATGACTGATTCCATTGGTGCCGGTCGCGATGCATTTGTTGCCGCCTTGGGCGAACATGTTCGTCAGGTCGAAGAGCGCACGAGCGGCCTTCATAACGTCCTGAACGATCACAACAATGCCCTCTCAGGCATTCTGGACGGTCACGAGCGCACAATTGAAACGCGTGCTGCCGAAATCCGCTCGACCCTGAGTGAGAGCACGACATCGCTGAGCCAGACGCTGCAGGATCACAGCGATATCCTGGAGCAGCGCACGACCAACCTTCACAATGCAATTGCCGACAGCAGTTCGACCATCAGCCGCGCATTTGAAGGCCAGACCGGCATTATCGAAGAACGCACACAGACGATGGAAAAGGCACTCACCATCGGCGTCGACAATGTCCGCCGTGCACTCGAACAGAGCGCTGGCATCGTTGCTGGCACGCTGCGCGAGAAGATCGGTGAAGCCGCGAGCACGCTTTCGGCTGAAGCAGCCAAGGCTGGTGAAGCTCTGGATGGCTTCGGCGAAGCATTCAGCGCTCGCCTGATCGATAATCTGTCTGGCACGGAAGCACGTCTCGGCGACCGCGCCGACGCGATTGCCGGTCGTCTTGGTGAGATCGAAAGCCGCCTCACCGGCGAGCTTGGCTCAATCGAAGCCCGCATCGCCAACACGGCAAGCAGAACCAGCGAAACGCTTGCTGGTCACAGCGAAGCCTTCGCTGCAAGCGTCGCCGACAACCTTGCTGGCACCGAAACGCGCCTCAATGAACGCGCCAGCGCTATTGCCAGCGGTCTTGAAGCAATCGAAAGCCGCCTCACCGGCGAACTTAGCTCGATTGAAGCGCGGATTGCCGATACGGCTTCCAAGACGAGTGAAACGCTTGCAGGCCATAGCGAGTCCTTCTCGGCCAGCGTTGCCGACAATCTCGCTGGCACCGAAACGCGCCTCGCTGAGCGTGCTGACGCGATTGCAACCCGTCTCGGTGATATCGGCTCGCGCATCACGATGGAACTCGGTTCCGTCGAGGCTCGTATTGCACAGGTAACCGACACGACTGCGGTGACGCTGGAAGAACGTACTCGTGAGCTCAATGCCGTTCTCGCTGCCCGTTCGCAGGAAATCACCAAGATCCTCAACGATACGGCAGAACCGCTTGTACAGCGGCTTGCTGATAGCGGTCGTGGACTGGCGCAGCAGCTTGAAGAAGCAACCCATGCCGCAACAGACAGGCTTCGTTCGGAAAACGCCGCTCTGGTCAATGCGCTTGCAAGCCGCACAGCGGAAACGATTGCCGCTGTTCAGCAGGCCAAGACCGGTCTTTCCGACAATGTCAGCGAACTGATCGATCGTCTTGCAGCCTCCAACGGCGAACTGGGCAAGTTGATCGACACTGCAACGCGCAATCTCACCGATATCGATGGTCGCCTTGTCGACACGACCTCGAGCTTCGTTGAAAACACCAACCGTGCAGCGCAGATGTTCCAGGCCTCCACTGGCCTGATTGACGGCAATATCGGTACGCTGCGCGCTATCTCCGACAGCACGCTGTCGCAGATCGCAGACATCGCCGACCGCTTCGAAGAGCACGGAAAGGTTCTCTCTTCGGCTTCCGACATGATCAACACGGCGCAGAACGGCCTTGTCAGCACGCTTGAAGATCGTCATCAGGCGCTCGACAAACTGGCATCCGGTCTCGTCGAGAAGTCGGAAGGCGTGGAAAAGCTGATGCAGTCCTTCGAAGGGCTGGTGACCTCCGCATTCCAGCGCGCCGAAGGCCAGACCCGTTCGTCTGCCGAGAAGATGCGGGAAAGCGTTTCGGAAATCGTTGAACAGGCAGCACAGAAGTTCTCTGCAGCAACCGACGATATTCGCCGCACTGCAAGCGAAATTCGCAACGAGCTCAACACGACCCGTGGCGAACTGAAGCGTGGCGTTCTCGACATGCCTGCCGAGGCCAAGGAAACAACGACCGCTATGCGCAAAGCCGTGAGCGAGCAGATCAATGCGCTCAAGGAACTGGCCGAAATCGTCAATAAGTCCGGTCGTCTGGTAGATGTCGGCGAAAGCCGTGCTGATCGCCCGGTTTCGCGTCCGGCACCGGCAGCAGCTCGTCCAGCCCCTGTTCAGGCACCAGTGGTACAGGCAGATGTTGCAATTCGCCAGCGCGCCTACGAAGCGCCGAAGGCTCAGCCTGCACCGGCAGCCGCACAGGCAGAAAAGCCGCGTGGATGGGTGTCTGATCTCCTGGCCCGTGCTTCCCGCGAGGAAGAAGAAGCCGCGCAGCCGAAAGTACAGCCGGTCGCAACGCCTCGTTCACCAAGCCATGTCGTTGAATCGCTGAACTCGCTTTCGGTGGACATTGCCCGCGCTATCGACCACGAAGCTTCGGTGGAGCTTTGGGACCGTTATCGTCGCGGTGAACGAAACGTCTTTACTCGCCGTCTCTACACGCTGAAGGGTCAGCAGACTTTTGATGATATCAAGCGCAAGTATCAGACGGATGGTGAATTCCGCCGCGCCGTCGACCGCTACATGGACGACTTCCAGCGTCTGCTTGAAGATGTAGCCCGCAACGACCGTGACAACATGGTGACGCGGACTTACCTCACCTCGGACACTGGCAAGGTCTACACCATGCTTGCCCACGCAAGCGGTCGCCTTCGCTAA
- a CDS encoding ABC-type transport auxiliary lipoprotein family protein encodes MKSRRTLCRTTSICVLLSILLAGCGTTTPLDTFNLSAPQPGVSSPSRKNTQLLVPTPTALKALDSENIVVSSAPGSIEYLKGAQWGDRLTNIVQSRLVQAYENTGVFGGIGRPGDGLAINYQILTDLRMFGIQAYASPKLAVVELAVKLMNDKNGEVRATRVFRTAIPVSGATNAAYVKALDAAFERTASEIVSWTVTAL; translated from the coding sequence ATGAAATCACGTCGCACTCTTTGTCGTACAACTTCAATATGTGTTCTGCTCAGCATACTTCTTGCTGGCTGCGGGACGACAACGCCGCTCGACACGTTCAATCTGTCTGCACCGCAGCCGGGTGTTTCTTCGCCAAGCCGCAAGAACACGCAGTTGCTTGTTCCGACGCCAACAGCCCTTAAGGCGCTCGATAGCGAGAATATCGTTGTCAGCTCAGCGCCCGGTTCCATCGAATATCTGAAGGGTGCTCAATGGGGCGACAGGCTGACGAACATTGTGCAATCACGTCTGGTGCAGGCCTATGAGAATACAGGTGTGTTCGGCGGGATTGGCCGCCCAGGAGACGGGCTGGCAATCAACTATCAGATTCTGACCGATCTGCGCATGTTCGGCATTCAGGCCTATGCATCGCCTAAGCTCGCAGTGGTCGAACTGGCTGTCAAACTGATGAATGACAAGAATGGCGAGGTTCGGGCCACCCGCGTGTTCCGTACGGCCATTCCGGTAAGCGGTGCGACGAATGCGGCCTATGTGAAGGCACTCGACGCGGCTTTTGAACGGACTGCTAGTGAGATTGTTAGCTGGACAGTGACAGCGCTCTAA
- a CDS encoding 2Fe-2S iron-sulfur cluster-binding protein: MTKIVFVSADGATRTEVEADNGSSVMEAAIRNGIPGIDAECGGACACATCHVYVDEDWTDTVGGPDAMEEDMLDFAYEVRPTSRLSCQIRVSDDIDGLVVQVPERQN, from the coding sequence ATGACGAAGATCGTATTCGTATCAGCTGATGGCGCGACACGGACCGAAGTCGAAGCCGACAACGGGTCAAGCGTGATGGAAGCTGCCATTCGCAATGGCATTCCGGGCATTGATGCGGAATGTGGCGGTGCCTGCGCCTGCGCAACCTGCCATGTCTATGTTGATGAAGACTGGACGGACACTGTCGGCGGGCCTGACGCGATGGAAGAGGACATGCTGGACTTCGCTTATGAAGTTCGTCCTACTTCACGCCTCTCGTGTCAGATCCGGGTTTCTGACGATATTGACGGCCTTGTCGTGCAGGTGCCCGAACGCCAGAATTAA
- a CDS encoding NAD(P)/FAD-dependent oxidoreductase, with protein MGAEPQNDIVIIGCGPVALFSVFQLGLFGFRCHLIDASDRPGGQCTALYADKPIYDVPGFPEIMGEELVERLLKQIAPYNPVFHFNKIAVRIAVDDDGVAVDTSNGDKLEARTAVIASGLGAFGLDGQVIRPDPLAEVSLIKTGNMLAVSPETFRTSSPKIYAIGDACHYPGKLKLILSGFHEAALMTQAIRRELR; from the coding sequence ATGGGCGCCGAACCGCAGAATGATATTGTCATTATCGGCTGCGGGCCTGTTGCACTCTTTTCCGTTTTTCAGCTGGGGCTGTTCGGTTTCAGGTGCCATCTCATCGATGCCAGTGATCGGCCCGGCGGTCAATGTACGGCACTCTATGCCGACAAGCCGATTTACGACGTGCCCGGGTTTCCTGAAATCATGGGTGAGGAGCTTGTCGAAAGGCTTCTCAAGCAGATCGCGCCATATAATCCTGTTTTTCATTTCAACAAGATCGCGGTCAGAATCGCGGTCGATGATGACGGCGTGGCTGTTGACACTAGCAATGGCGACAAGCTTGAAGCACGGACAGCGGTGATTGCATCTGGTCTTGGTGCTTTCGGTCTCGATGGACAGGTTATCCGTCCCGACCCTCTGGCCGAAGTTTCCTTAATCAAGACGGGCAACATGCTGGCTGTTAGTCCCGAGACCTTCAGAACTTCAAGTCCGAAGATCTACGCTATCGGCGATGCTTGCCACTATCCGGGCAAGCTGAAACTCATCCTGTCAGGGTTCCATGAAGCAGCATTGATGAC
- a CDS encoding MlaD family protein, giving the protein METKANYVLVGVFTLIVSLLAFAFVFWIARFGEARDSQELDVRIPGSVTGLSLGSQVLFNGIKVGDVRALKLDETNPEMVIVKTRVNATTPITRSTAATLGFQGLTGQAYIELKGGRLDEPNLLTEAANVDSVARIDADPSSINNLLATAQDIAARANAVLGQLEGFVKDARGPLTDTINNTKTFTDALAQNANIIQELGENTGNINQIVTDAKDMMARLNAASVRVDAILAKTDKLLSSDDKDGVVAQAKATLESIRQTSDNLDKRMGPIADNLQRFSGQGLRDVQSVVVDSRRSIQRIEQAITDLERNPQRLIFGGKGNVPQYDGRTRH; this is encoded by the coding sequence ATGGAAACTAAAGCCAATTATGTTCTGGTGGGTGTCTTTACGCTGATCGTCAGCCTGTTGGCTTTCGCGTTTGTGTTCTGGATCGCCCGTTTTGGGGAAGCACGCGATTCTCAGGAGCTCGATGTTCGTATCCCGGGTTCTGTTACGGGGTTGTCGCTTGGTAGTCAGGTTCTGTTCAACGGTATCAAGGTTGGTGATGTTCGCGCACTTAAACTCGATGAAACCAATCCAGAAATGGTGATCGTTAAAACCCGCGTCAACGCGACGACACCTATTACCCGCTCAACTGCAGCAACTCTTGGTTTTCAGGGGCTGACCGGGCAGGCTTATATTGAACTGAAGGGCGGTCGTCTTGATGAGCCCAATCTTCTGACCGAGGCTGCAAACGTAGATTCGGTTGCGCGTATTGATGCCGATCCGTCCTCAATCAACAATCTTCTTGCTACCGCACAGGATATTGCTGCACGAGCCAATGCCGTGCTTGGTCAGTTGGAGGGCTTCGTAAAGGATGCTCGTGGACCGCTGACGGATACAATCAACAACACGAAGACTTTCACCGATGCACTGGCACAGAACGCCAACATTATTCAGGAACTTGGTGAGAACACCGGAAACATCAACCAGATCGTCACTGACGCCAAGGATATGATGGCTCGCTTGAACGCTGCTTCTGTGCGTGTTGACGCCATTCTGGCGAAAACGGACAAGCTCCTGTCGAGCGACGACAAGGATGGGGTTGTTGCACAGGCTAAGGCAACGCTGGAATCCATCCGCCAGACATCCGACAATCTCGACAAGCGGATGGGGCCGATTGCGGACAATCTCCAGCGTTTTTCGGGACAGGGATTGCGTGATGTGCAATCCGTCGTGGTGGATAGCCGCCGCTCCATTCAGCGGATAGAACAGGCAATTACCGATCTCGAGCGTAACCCTCAGCGCCTTATCTTTGGCGGTAAAGGGAATGTACCTCAGTATGACGGGAGGACGCGTCATTGA